One window of the Aulosira sp. FACHB-615 genome contains the following:
- a CDS encoding Rpn family recombination-promoting nuclease/putative transposase — MKTDSIFYRLFQEFPDIFFELIGASPENTEYYQFSSVEIKQTAFRIDGVFLPVQNEEKHIYFVEVQFQTDDDFYSRLFAEICLYLRQNRPPNNWCAVVLYPSRSVDTQDIKHYREFFESQRVRCIYLDELGDAASLPIGIATIKLVIADTNAAIIEATELITRTKLELTYQRQQQQLLQLIETILIYKLPNMSREEIQNMFGLSDLKQTRFYQEAFQEGKEQGRQEGRQEGQRQEKLRMVSRLLRLGLTMEQVAAALDLSIEEVQQAARN; from the coding sequence GTGAAAACAGACAGTATATTTTATCGCCTGTTTCAAGAATTTCCCGATATCTTCTTTGAACTCATTGGTGCTTCTCCAGAAAATACTGAATACTATCAATTTTCATCAGTTGAGATCAAACAAACAGCCTTCAGAATTGATGGTGTGTTTCTACCTGTACAAAATGAGGAAAAGCATATTTACTTTGTAGAGGTACAGTTTCAAACTGATGATGATTTTTATTCACGACTGTTTGCCGAAATTTGTTTATATTTACGCCAAAATCGACCGCCAAATAACTGGTGTGCAGTGGTTTTATATCCTAGCAGAAGTGTAGATACACAAGATATAAAACATTACCGAGAATTTTTTGAAAGTCAGCGAGTCCGATGTATTTATTTGGATGAATTAGGCGATGCAGCATCACTACCAATTGGTATAGCAACAATCAAGTTAGTAATTGCTGATACCAACGCAGCAATCATCGAGGCTACGGAATTAATTACCAGAACAAAACTTGAGTTAACATATCAACGCCAACAACAGCAATTATTACAATTAATAGAGACGATTCTGATTTACAAGTTGCCGAACATGAGTAGAGAGGAAATACAGAATATGTTTGGATTAAGCGATTTAAAGCAAACGCGATTTTATCAAGAAGCTTTTCAGGAAGGCAAAGAACAAGGTAGACAGGAAGGTAGACAGGAAGGTCAACGCCAAGAAAAGTTGAGAATGGTCTCTCGCCTTTTGAGGTTGGGTTTGACTATGGAACAAGTAGCGGCGGCACTTGATTTAAGTATTGAAGAAGTACAACAAGCTGCACGAAATTAA
- a CDS encoding ABC-F family ATP-binding cassette domain-containing protein yields MLRLEHISKIYPTGEVLKDINWEVKPGDRIGLVGVNGAGKSTQLKIISGEIEPTAGDIIRPASLHIAYLNQEFEVDPRRTVREEFWTVFKEANEVQLSLTQVQHDMQTATPEELDRLINKLDRLQRQFEALDGYGLEARIGKILPEMGFDQEDGDRLVSAFSGGWQMRMSLGKILLQAPDLLLLDEPTNHLDLETIEWLENYLKGLTTPMVIVSHDREFLDRLCTQIVETERGVSSTYLGNYSAYLQQKAENQVAQLNAYERQQKEIEKQQAFVDRFRASATRSTQAKSREKQLDKIERIEAPIGGVRTLHFRFPPAPRSGREVVKIKDLTHIYDDKILFLGANLLIERGDRIAFLGPNGAGKSTLLRIIMGTETPSEGIVSLGDHNVIPGYFEQNQAEALDLKKTVMETIHDEVPDWKNEEVRTLLGKFLFTGDTVFKSVEALSGGEKARLALAKMLLRPANLLILDEPTNHLDIPAKEMLEEALQNYDGTAIVVSHDRYFISQVANKIVEIRDGEFRVYLGDYHYYLRKIAEEKEEAKLAAIAAEKAAKKSAKSAKTSGKKK; encoded by the coding sequence ATGCTGCGACTCGAACATATCAGTAAAATTTATCCCACAGGCGAAGTCCTTAAGGATATCAACTGGGAAGTAAAACCAGGCGATCGCATTGGCTTAGTTGGCGTTAACGGCGCAGGAAAATCTACCCAGTTGAAAATTATCTCTGGGGAAATTGAACCTACCGCCGGCGACATTATTCGTCCTGCTAGTTTACATATTGCTTATCTCAATCAAGAGTTTGAAGTCGATCCCAGACGCACAGTTAGAGAAGAATTTTGGACAGTATTTAAGGAAGCCAACGAAGTACAGTTATCTCTGACGCAAGTGCAACATGATATGCAAACTGCGACACCAGAGGAACTGGATAGACTAATTAACAAGTTGGATCGTTTGCAGCGTCAGTTTGAAGCTTTGGATGGTTACGGTTTAGAAGCACGCATCGGCAAGATTTTACCAGAGATGGGATTTGATCAAGAAGATGGCGATCGCCTCGTCAGTGCTTTTTCTGGTGGCTGGCAAATGCGAATGAGTTTGGGTAAAATCCTGCTGCAAGCACCGGATTTATTACTGTTAGACGAACCGACTAACCATTTAGACTTAGAAACTATCGAGTGGCTAGAAAATTACCTCAAAGGCTTAACAACGCCAATGGTGATAGTTTCCCACGACCGCGAATTTTTAGACCGCCTCTGCACTCAAATTGTCGAAACTGAACGCGGCGTTTCTAGCACTTACTTGGGTAACTATTCTGCTTATTTGCAACAAAAAGCCGAAAATCAAGTAGCGCAGCTGAATGCTTACGAACGCCAACAAAAGGAAATTGAGAAACAACAAGCTTTTGTTGACAGATTCCGCGCTAGTGCTACCCGCAGTACCCAAGCCAAAAGCCGGGAAAAACAACTAGACAAAATTGAGCGCATCGAAGCACCCATTGGTGGAGTCAGAACCTTACATTTTCGCTTTCCTCCTGCACCCCGCAGTGGTCGGGAAGTTGTGAAGATTAAGGATTTAACTCATATTTATGATGATAAAATCTTATTCCTGGGTGCAAATTTGCTGATTGAAAGGGGCGATCGCATCGCTTTTTTAGGCCCCAACGGCGCAGGGAAATCTACCTTATTGCGAATCATTATGGGTACGGAAACACCCAGCGAAGGCATCGTTAGCTTAGGTGATCATAACGTTATTCCGGGTTACTTTGAACAAAATCAAGCCGAAGCTTTGGACTTGAAAAAGACCGTGATGGAAACAATTCACGATGAAGTTCCTGACTGGAAAAACGAAGAAGTTCGCACACTGCTCGGCAAGTTTTTATTCACTGGCGACACTGTATTTAAATCGGTTGAAGCCTTAAGTGGGGGAGAAAAAGCTCGTTTAGCATTGGCAAAAATGCTATTGCGTCCAGCTAATTTACTGATTTTAGATGAGCCTACCAACCATCTCGATATTCCAGCTAAAGAGATGTTGGAAGAAGCACTGCAAAACTATGATGGGACAGCGATTGTAGTTTCCCACGACCGTTATTTTATCTCCCAGGTGGCTAACAAAATTGTGGAAATTCGGGATGGGGAATTCCGGGTTTATTTAGGAGATTACCACTACTACCTCAGAAAAATTGCCGAGGAAAAAGAAGAAGCCAAATTAGCGGCGATCGCGGCGGAAAAAGCTGCGAAAAAATCAGCTAAATCAGCTAAAACTTCTGGCAAGAAAAAGTAA
- the gpmI gene encoding 2,3-bisphosphoglycerate-independent phosphoglycerate mutase, translated as MTKAPVAPVVLVILDGWGYCEETRGNAIVAAKTPIMDSLWAVYPHTLIRTSGKAVGLPEGQMGNSEVGHLNIGAGRVVPQELVRISDAVEDGSILSNPALVKICQEVRSQNGKLHLVGLCSDGGVHSHITHLFGLLDLAKDQRISEVCIHAITDGRDTSPNEGIKAIQQLQDYTDRVGIGRIATLSGRYYAMDRDRRWDRVQRAYDVITQDGTGDGRTAVQVLEASYAEGVTDEFINPVRIAPGAIAPGDGVIFFNFRPDRARQLTQAFVSPEFTGFERQRIQPLSFVTFTQYDPELPVTVAFEPQNLTNILGEVIANHGLKQFRTAETEKYAHVTYFFNGGLEEPFAGEDRELVSSPMVATYDKAPVMSAAAVTDVAIAAIQKGIYSLVVINYANPDMVGHTGQMPATITAIEEVDRCVGRLLESIIKAGGTTMITADHGNAEYMLDEEGNSWTAHTTNPVPLILVEGEKAKIPGHGTNVELRNDGKLADIAPTILDILQLPQPPEMTGRSLVNPIEFDLKRDRTPMPIGL; from the coding sequence ATGACCAAAGCACCTGTTGCTCCTGTGGTGCTAGTCATTTTAGACGGATGGGGCTACTGCGAGGAGACGCGAGGAAACGCTATTGTTGCTGCTAAAACGCCAATTATGGACAGCTTGTGGGCGGTGTACCCGCATACCCTCATCCGCACATCCGGAAAAGCCGTAGGCTTGCCAGAGGGTCAAATGGGTAACTCAGAAGTTGGTCATTTGAATATTGGCGCTGGGAGAGTTGTACCACAAGAACTTGTACGCATCTCAGATGCAGTGGAAGACGGTTCAATCCTTAGTAACCCTGCACTGGTTAAAATTTGCCAGGAAGTTCGTTCTCAAAATGGCAAGCTGCACTTAGTGGGTCTTTGCTCTGATGGCGGGGTACACTCACATATTACCCACCTATTCGGACTACTTGACTTAGCAAAGGATCAGCGAATTTCAGAAGTTTGTATCCACGCGATTACTGATGGTCGTGATACCTCACCCAACGAAGGTATAAAAGCGATTCAACAACTGCAAGATTACACTGATCGCGTAGGGATTGGGCGCATTGCTACCCTGAGCGGTCGTTATTATGCGATGGATCGCGATCGCCGTTGGGATCGTGTTCAAAGAGCCTATGATGTCATCACCCAAGACGGTACAGGCGATGGACGAACAGCCGTACAAGTTTTGGAAGCATCTTACGCCGAAGGGGTGACAGATGAATTTATTAACCCAGTCCGTATTGCTCCCGGTGCAATTGCTCCCGGAGATGGGGTAATATTTTTCAACTTCCGCCCTGACCGTGCGAGACAGTTGACTCAAGCCTTTGTTAGTCCCGAATTTACAGGCTTTGAGCGACAGAGAATCCAACCATTATCTTTTGTGACATTTACCCAGTACGATCCAGAGTTACCCGTGACAGTGGCCTTTGAGCCGCAGAATTTAACTAATATTCTCGGTGAAGTCATTGCAAATCACGGTCTAAAACAGTTTCGGACTGCGGAAACCGAAAAATACGCCCACGTCACTTACTTCTTCAACGGTGGTTTAGAAGAACCTTTTGCTGGGGAAGACCGGGAACTTGTCAGCAGTCCAATGGTAGCGACTTATGACAAAGCGCCAGTCATGTCAGCCGCCGCCGTTACCGATGTAGCGATCGCCGCCATTCAAAAAGGCATATACTCCTTAGTGGTGATTAACTATGCTAACCCAGACATGGTGGGGCATACTGGTCAAATGCCAGCCACAATTACAGCGATTGAAGAAGTTGACCGTTGTGTAGGTCGTCTTCTGGAAAGCATTATCAAAGCAGGCGGGACAACAATGATTACCGCCGACCACGGTAACGCTGAGTATATGCTAGATGAAGAGGGTAACTCTTGGACGGCGCATACTACCAACCCAGTACCCTTGATTTTGGTGGAAGGCGAAAAAGCGAAAATTCCTGGACATGGTACGAATGTCGAACTACGTAACGATGGCAAGTTAGCCGACATTGCACCTACCATTCTGGATATTTTACAGCTACCACAGCCACCAGAAATGACCGGGCGATCGCTAGTCAATCCAATCGAGTTTGACTTAAAACGCGATCGTACTCCTATGCCAATTGGTCTGTAA
- the secG gene encoding preprotein translocase subunit SecG, with protein sequence MTVTNIVQIVWALAALGMIVLVLLHSPKGDGIGAIGGQAQLFSSTKSAENTLNRITWALTVIFLGLTVVLSAGWLPK encoded by the coding sequence ATGACAGTTACAAATATCGTACAAATTGTTTGGGCATTAGCCGCCCTGGGAATGATTGTTTTAGTATTGCTGCACAGTCCTAAAGGCGATGGGATTGGTGCTATTGGTGGACAAGCCCAATTATTTAGCAGTACCAAAAGTGCAGAAAATACCCTCAACCGAATTACTTGGGCTTTAACAGTGATTTTTCTCGGCTTAACAGTGGTTTTAAGTGCAGGTTGGCTACCCAAATAA
- a CDS encoding peptidase — protein sequence MGKMTLNPTPNMSKLLTAFVLTISTGLLIIFAHFSSSATSLPPAKPHPLPPSLVQWNDQTNSGDYFAQVATTEIGYLVWSHFPVQVYIERPINISNQQAEDWVKNVVQAVQEWNVYLPLKVVENPEIADIKIERKAPPLQLSPDKKIPRARSALTTYHLYTKNTVLLHRFTILLSPSQTGNYVVAAARHELGHALGIWGHSPSQTDALYFAQVRNPPTISARDVNTLKRVYQQPTSLGWALKDEFINR from the coding sequence ATGGGGAAAATGACCCTAAACCCAACACCGAATATGAGCAAATTACTAACAGCCTTTGTCTTAACTATAAGTACAGGGCTGTTAATTATTTTTGCTCACTTTTCATCTAGCGCCACTTCTTTACCTCCAGCAAAACCCCATCCCTTACCACCTAGTCTAGTTCAGTGGAATGATCAGACAAACAGTGGCGATTACTTTGCTCAAGTTGCAACAACAGAAATAGGTTATTTAGTTTGGTCACATTTTCCAGTTCAAGTTTATATAGAACGACCAATAAATATTAGTAATCAACAAGCGGAAGACTGGGTGAAAAATGTTGTGCAGGCTGTACAGGAATGGAATGTTTACTTACCTTTAAAAGTAGTAGAAAATCCAGAAATTGCTGATATTAAAATTGAGCGAAAAGCACCACCATTACAATTATCACCAGATAAAAAAATTCCACGGGCGCGTTCTGCTTTAACTACATACCATTTGTATACCAAAAATACAGTTTTATTACACCGTTTTACTATTCTCTTGAGTCCTAGTCAGACTGGTAATTATGTTGTTGCAGCCGCACGCCATGAACTTGGTCACGCCTTGGGAATTTGGGGTCATAGCCCATCACAAACTGATGCTTTATATTTTGCCCAAGTCCGCAACCCACCGACTATTTCAGCTAGAGATGTGAATACTTTGAAGCGAGTTTATCAACAGCCAACAAGTTTGGGTTGGGCTTTAAAGGATGAATTTATCAACAGGTAG
- a CDS encoding putative toxin-antitoxin system toxin component, PIN family: MKKPYQIVLDTNILITGLRSNQGASYKLLTMLNDSRWQLNISATLVFEYEEILKREKEQLRLSNEDIDTIIEAICSIANKCSIFYLWRPIAQDPDDDFIIDLAVECQADFIITYNHKDLQNAKKFGIRIVSPKEFLQIVGEIQ, from the coding sequence ATGAAAAAGCCGTACCAAATTGTACTCGATACAAATATATTAATTACTGGTTTACGGTCTAACCAAGGGGCATCTTATAAGCTGCTCACAATGCTGAATGATAGCCGTTGGCAGTTAAATATTTCTGCTACTTTAGTATTTGAGTACGAAGAAATTCTCAAACGAGAAAAAGAGCAGCTTAGATTGAGCAATGAAGATATTGACACTATTATCGAAGCTATTTGTAGCATTGCCAATAAATGTAGTATTTTTTATCTATGGCGACCAATAGCACAAGATCCTGATGATGATTTTATCATTGATTTAGCTGTTGAATGCCAAGCCGATTTTATCATTACTTACAATCACAAAGACTTACAAAATGCAAAAAAATTTGGTATCAGGATAGTTTCACCCAAAGAATTCTTACAAATAGTAGGAGAAATCCAATGA
- a CDS encoding ribbon-helix-helix protein, CopG family → MTNLNVQLPESLYKQIETLAAKENISIEQLVAIALSAQVSAWMTKDYLEEKANRGTWEKFQQVLSKVPDVEPEEYDKF, encoded by the coding sequence ATGACTAATTTAAATGTACAGTTACCGGAATCTTTGTATAAACAGATTGAAACTTTAGCTGCCAAAGAAAATATTTCTATTGAACAACTTGTAGCTATTGCTTTATCAGCACAGGTTTCCGCCTGGATGACCAAAGACTATTTAGAAGAAAAAGCCAACCGTGGTACTTGGGAGAAATTTCAGCAAGTTTTGAGTAAAGTTCCTGACGTAGAACCAGAAGAATACGATAAATTTTAG
- a CDS encoding Uma2 family endonuclease: protein MTQSLQKLFTFNEFLDFLATQPENIRYELHDGEIVQMPPPPGKHEQIVAFLTMILGYECLRLKLNYGIPKTATVKPTNKISGYYPDVLLINFSNLLNEPLWEKQSILSQSDSIPLVIEVVSTNWRDDYHKKFADYEEMGIPEYWIVDYAALGSKELIGDPKQPTITIYSLSDEGEYRGKQFRGNERIESPTFLDLNLTVEQIFQCVID, encoded by the coding sequence ATGACACAATCTCTCCAAAAATTATTTACATTTAATGAATTTTTAGATTTTTTGGCTACACAACCAGAAAATATTCGTTATGAATTACACGATGGAGAGATTGTTCAAATGCCACCACCACCAGGGAAACATGAGCAAATAGTAGCATTTTTAACAATGATTCTGGGGTATGAGTGTCTTCGTCTGAAACTTAATTATGGTATACCTAAAACCGCTACAGTGAAGCCAACAAATAAAATATCAGGTTACTACCCAGATGTTTTATTAATTAATTTTTCTAATTTGCTCAATGAACCACTGTGGGAGAAACAATCAATCCTCAGTCAATCAGATTCCATCCCATTAGTAATCGAAGTTGTCAGTACTAATTGGCGAGATGATTATCATAAAAAGTTTGCTGACTATGAAGAAATGGGTATCCCAGAATATTGGATTGTAGATTATGCAGCCTTGGGTAGTAAAGAGTTAATAGGCGACCCCAAACAGCCAACAATCACAATTTACTCTTTAAGTGATGAAGGGGAATATCGTGGTAAACAGTTTAGAGGAAATGAACGTATAGAATCCCCAACATTCTTAGATTTAAATCTAACTGTTGAGCAGATTTTTCAGTGCGTTATTGATTGA